One Lucilia cuprina isolate Lc7/37 chromosome 4, ASM2204524v1, whole genome shotgun sequence DNA segment encodes these proteins:
- the LOC111678037 gene encoding histone-lysine N-trimethyltransferase SMYD5: MYSFDIKEIPGKGRAMLATKAYNVGDVIFEEEPFVSSQFSWNAAYGYAACDHCMRPLETVTENVRRLANKPALVVPLLEHDPTKQWLEQFCCCPKCKVRYCSEDCRMEALKKYHRVACMGSFRTDDSHPINRLNEIWKKMHYPPETGTIMLLVRLMAMYQQSPNKAEFLETLQSFQSLIVNKEQQIYHKMLGENFEIQMEQLYAAFCEAFQGEEFAVFTTPEAFKTLMGLVGTNSQGVATSVLAEWVKKVSDLPMPEADKVKLDEYIDDLYNKVGEFAGEFLNNEGSGLYLLQSKINHSCVPNAQSTFPYSNDIVVLKATQPIQPGEEICISYLDECQLERSRHSRQKILKENYIFVCQCPKCQLEANDPDETSEDEYDDDEMDMDDDDDMDD, encoded by the exons atgtattctttTGATATTAAGGAAATACCAGGAAAG GGACGTGCCATGTTGGCTACAAAAGCCTACAACGTGGGAGATGTCATATTCGAAGAGGAACCTTTTGTATCCAGTCAGTTCTCTTGGAATGCTGCCTATGGTTATGCCGCCTGTGATCATTGTATGCGTCCCTTGGAAACGGTCACTGAAAATGTAAGACGTTTGGCTAACAAACCAGCTTTAGTGGTGCCTTTGCTGGAACATGATCCCACTAAACAATGGTTGGAACAATTCTGTTGCTGTCCTAAGTGTAAAGTACGCTACTGTTCGGAAGATTGTCGTATGGAGGCGTTGAAGAAATATCATCGTGTTGCCTGTATGGGTAGTTTTAGAACGGATGATTCACATCCCATCAATaggttaaatgaaatttggaa aaaaatgcATTATCCTCCTGAGACTGGCACCATAATGCTTTTGGTACGCCTAATGGCCATGTATCAGCAAAGTCCTAATAAGGCagaatttttagaaactttACAATCTTTCCAGTCGTTAATTGTAAATAAAGAACAGCAAATTTATCACAAAATGTTgggtgaaaattttgaaatacaaatGGAACAGTTATATGCTGCTTTTTGTGAAGCCTTTCAGGGAGAAGAATTTGCAGtg TTTACTACTCCAGAAGCGTTTAAAACTCTTATGGGTTTAGTGGGTACCAATAGTCAAGGTGTGGCCACCAGTGTTTTAGCCGAATGGGTTAAAAAGGTATCAGATTTACCTATGCCCGAAGCGGATAAAGTAAAATTGGATGAATATATAGATGATCTATATAATAAAGTAGGAGAAT TCGCTGGCGAATTCTTAAATAATGAAGGTTCTGGATTATATTTACTCCAAAGTAAAATAAATCACAGTTGTGTTCCTAATGCTCAATCGACATTTCCATATTCCAATGATATTGTTGTCCTCAAAGCCACACAACCTATACAGCCGGGTGAAGAaatttgtatttcatatttagATGAATGTCAATTGGAAAGAAGTAGACATTCCCGTCAAAAG atTCTTAAAGAGAATTATATCTTCGTGTGTCAATGCCCCAAATGTCAATTGGAAGCTAATGATCCTGATGAAACTAGTGAGGATGAATATGATGACGATGAAATGGATAtggatgatgacgatgatatgGACGattaa
- the LOC111678034 gene encoding DDRGK domain-containing protein 1, whose translation MDLTILIGIAAALLAILVTLFFLQKKKTEKDEDKKPQQAQRGVPQRAQEGVPRRAQIVRNQRNRLRQNAAPAAGNAAAALDNALNDEDSDNDHEQGEIPQGHVLDEKMGAKKRAKMEQKEQKRLMREQELKMREEKKAKEAKLDEERKKQEEREAEEERKQAEAERLAREEQERKEHEEYLKMKAAFSVEEEGFEEDEDEKENLLADFIKYIQDNKVVVLEDLATEFKLKTQQAIERIQELQANNTITGVIDDRGKFIYISEEELKSVAKFIRQRGRVSIAELAESSNNLINLTPVATN comes from the exons ATGGATTTAACTATATTGATAGGCATAGCCGCAGCCTTATTGGCCATATTAGTGACTTTGTTTTtcttgcaaaagaaaaaaaccgaAAAAG atgAGGATAAAAAACCACAGCAAGCACAACGTGGTGTTCCCCAGCGAGCCCAGGAAGGAGTACCAAGACGTGCACAAATTGTACGTAATCAACGTAACCGTTTAAGGCAAAATGCTGCACCAGCTGCTGGCAACGCTGCTGCTGCCTTAGATAATGCCCTTAATGATGAAGACAGTGATAATGACCATGAACAAGGTGAGATACCCCAGGGTCATGTATTGGATGAAAAAATGGGTGCCAAAAAGAGAGCAAAAATGGAACAAAAAGAACAGAAACGTTTAATGCGTGAACAAGAGCTAAAGATGCGCGAAGAGAAAAAGGCTAAGGAGGCCAAACTTGATGAGGAACGTAAAAAACAAGAAGAACGTGAAGCCGAAGAAGAACGCAAACAGGCCGAGGCTGAACGTTTGGCACGTGAAGAACAAGAACGCAAAGAACATGAAGAATACTTAAAAATGAAGGCTGCCTTTAGTGTTGAAGAAGAAGGTTTCGAAGAAGATGAagatgaaaaagaaaatcttctagcagattttataaaatacatacaagaCAACAAGGTTGTGGTGTTAGAGGATTTAGCCACTGAATTTAAACTAAAGACCCAGCAGGCTATTGAACGTATACAAGAACTGCAGGCAAATAATACCATAACCGGAGTCATAGATGATCGCggtaaatttatatacatatccGAAGAAGAATTGAAATCGGTGGCTAAATTCATTAGGCAAAGAGGCAGAGTCTCTATAGCGGAATTGGCTGAAAGtagtaataatttaattaatttaactccAGTAGCTACGAATTAA